One Dictyoglomus sp. DNA window includes the following coding sequences:
- the polX gene encoding DNA polymerase/3'-5' exonuclease PolX has protein sequence MRNLEVAKILYEISALLELKGENKYKVAAYAEAARRIENLSEDIEKLFKERRLNEIKGVGEGISQKISEYLTTGKVTYLEELRKEVPPELLELEKIPGIGPKLAYRLYQELGIKDIDSLEKAAREGRIRLLPRLGEKVEQNILEGIKQLRSKSERIPLGIALPIIEEILSFLSNNPYIKNITPAGSVRRRKETIGDIDILITTQDIEKVNESLRKLPILKDIIASGPTKTSINVEPGIQVDFRVVEDKCFGAALQYFTGSKAHNIKLRELALKKGLKINEYGVFRLEDNLRLGGQKEEDIYEILGLQFIPPELREDQGEVELASIGKLPNLIEEKDILGDLHSHTNWSDGANTLEEMVDFAYRLGYKYLVISDHSQALGVAGGLTPEKIEKQREKIYELNKKYRDFKIIHSIEANILSDGSLDLPQQILEKFDLVIAGLHSGFKQSKEKITERLISAIKNPWVDIISHPTGRLINKRPAYEVDLDAILHVSKETGTILEINAQPDRLDLCDIDAKRAKEKYGLLFSIGTDAHDIKSFSLIRYGVYVARRAWLQKEDILNTLPWEEIRKKIKRNKKNI, from the coding sequence ATGAGAAACTTAGAAGTTGCAAAAATTTTATACGAAATTTCCGCTTTATTAGAGCTAAAGGGAGAAAATAAATATAAAGTCGCTGCATACGCGGAAGCAGCAAGAAGAATAGAAAATCTCTCTGAAGATATTGAAAAACTTTTTAAAGAAAGAAGACTTAATGAAATAAAAGGAGTAGGAGAAGGTATTTCACAAAAAATATCAGAATATCTTACTACCGGTAAGGTAACATATTTAGAGGAACTAAGAAAAGAAGTACCTCCTGAACTCTTAGAATTAGAAAAAATCCCAGGAATAGGCCCTAAACTCGCATATAGATTATATCAGGAACTAGGAATAAAAGATATTGATAGTTTAGAGAAAGCAGCAAGAGAGGGTAGAATAAGATTACTTCCTAGATTAGGAGAGAAAGTAGAACAAAATATATTAGAAGGAATAAAGCAATTACGCTCAAAAAGTGAAAGAATTCCTCTTGGGATTGCGCTTCCTATTATAGAAGAAATTTTATCTTTTCTTTCTAATAATCCGTATATTAAGAACATTACTCCAGCTGGAAGTGTAAGAAGAAGAAAAGAAACAATTGGAGACATAGATATTCTTATAACTACACAAGATATTGAAAAAGTAAATGAATCCTTAAGAAAATTACCTATTTTAAAGGATATAATAGCATCGGGACCTACCAAAACAAGTATAAATGTGGAACCTGGAATTCAAGTGGATTTTAGAGTTGTAGAAGATAAATGCTTTGGCGCAGCATTACAATATTTCACTGGATCTAAAGCACACAATATAAAACTTAGAGAATTAGCCTTAAAAAAAGGACTTAAAATTAATGAATATGGAGTTTTCAGATTAGAAGATAACCTAAGACTTGGAGGACAAAAAGAAGAAGATATATATGAAATTCTTGGTCTACAATTTATTCCTCCCGAACTAAGAGAAGATCAGGGTGAAGTAGAACTTGCAAGTATTGGGAAACTTCCAAATCTCATAGAAGAAAAAGATATTTTGGGGGATTTACATTCCCATACTAATTGGAGTGATGGTGCAAATACTTTAGAAGAGATGGTAGATTTTGCATATAGACTTGGATATAAATATTTAGTTATTTCTGATCACAGTCAAGCATTAGGTGTAGCAGGAGGTCTAACTCCTGAAAAAATCGAAAAACAAAGAGAAAAAATTTATGAATTGAATAAAAAATATAGAGATTTTAAAATTATTCATAGTATAGAAGCCAATATATTAAGTGATGGAAGTTTAGATCTGCCTCAACAAATATTAGAAAAATTTGACTTAGTAATAGCAGGATTACATTCTGGATTTAAACAAAGTAAAGAAAAAATAACAGAAAGGTTAATATCTGCAATTAAAAATCCATGGGTAGATATTATTAGTCATCCCACAGGGAGATTAATAAATAAAAGGCCAGCATATGAGGTAGATCTAGATGCAATATTACATGTATCTAAAGAAACAGGAACAATTCTAGAAATAAATGCTCAACCCGATAGATTAGATCTTTGCGATATAGATGCAAAAAGAGCAAAAGAAAAGTATGGATTATTATTTTCCATAGGAACTGACGCTCATGATATTAAGAGTTTTTCTCTAATAAGATATGGAGTTTATGTGGCGAGAAGAGCGTGGCTCCAGAAGGAAGATATTTTAAACACTCTTCCTTGGGAGGAAATAAGAAAGAAAATAAAAAGAAATAAAAAAAATATATGA
- a CDS encoding C4-type zinc ribbon domain-containing protein — protein MKKENIPKFLNIQNLIIRLKEKERIFNDKNREYEEYRNEKFKSINLKEEELKILEKTIKDLKSEQKEREDRISILREKYQAEEKKALFLKNPKEALHIEKEMENLKNLIKKLEDEVLEIMIELENKNNIYMEYKKEISILKEEFYLKEKEYKEELDKLKEEINLILLEIEKNKQEISSDEIMEFENLMKQKSDRAISRVIDKEICEGCKLSLPKLILDRLKKREELIHCPNCGRILWIE, from the coding sequence ATGAAAAAAGAAAATATTCCTAAATTTCTTAATATTCAAAATTTAATAATTAGATTAAAGGAAAAAGAAAGAATTTTTAATGACAAAAATCGAGAGTATGAGGAATATAGAAATGAGAAATTTAAGTCTATTAATTTGAAAGAAGAGGAATTAAAAATTCTTGAGAAAACTATAAAAGATTTAAAATCTGAACAAAAGGAAAGAGAGGATAGGATTAGTATTCTAAGAGAAAAATATCAAGCAGAAGAAAAAAAAGCATTATTTCTTAAAAATCCTAAAGAAGCTTTACACATAGAAAAAGAGATGGAGAACTTAAAAAATTTAATAAAAAAATTGGAAGACGAAGTTTTAGAAATCATGATTGAATTAGAAAATAAAAATAATATCTACATGGAATATAAAAAAGAGATAAGTATTCTTAAAGAGGAATTTTATTTAAAAGAGAAGGAATATAAAGAAGAGTTAGATAAATTAAAAGAGGAAATTAACCTAATTTTATTAGAAATTGAGAAGAATAAACAGGAAATTTCTTCAGATGAAATTATGGAGTTTGAGAATCTCATGAAACAAAAGTCAGATAGGGCAATTTCGAGGGTGATAGATAAAGAGATATGTGAAGGATGTAAACTATCATTGCCAAAACTTATATTGGATAGACTAAAGAAAAGAGAAGAACTTATTCATTGTCCTAATTGTGGAAGAATTCTTTGGATAGAGTAA
- the mraZ gene encoding division/cell wall cluster transcriptional repressor MraZ — protein sequence MFIGEYLHSLDEKGRLTIPNIFRQELGEKFYITRGFDKCLQLYTVEEWKNFSALLLEFSPTDEASLNVKRFWFSGSVESTWDKLGRVLIPSYLREYAELDRDVVIIGVGRYIEIWSKENWERFKKQIDLLEKIKEVNEKAEKLWKK from the coding sequence ATGTTCATAGGGGAATATTTACATTCCTTGGATGAAAAAGGAAGGCTCACTATTCCTAATATTTTTAGACAAGAACTAGGAGAAAAATTTTATATTACCCGAGGATTTGACAAATGTCTCCAATTATATACTGTTGAAGAATGGAAAAATTTTTCTGCTCTTTTATTAGAGTTTTCTCCTACCGATGAAGCCTCTCTTAACGTAAAAAGGTTTTGGTTTTCTGGATCTGTAGAAAGTACCTGGGATAAATTGGGAAGGGTTCTTATTCCTTCATATCTTCGAGAATATGCTGAATTAGATAGGGATGTTGTTATCATAGGTGTTGGAAGGTATATAGAGATTTGGAGCAAGGAAAATTGGGAGAGATTTAAGAAACAGATAGATCTTTTAGAGAAAATAAAAGAAGTTAATGAGAAAGCAGAGAAACTATGGAAAAAGTAG
- the rsmH gene encoding 16S rRNA (cytosine(1402)-N(4))-methyltransferase RsmH: MEKVVLHVPVMLEEVLTYLNIIPEGIYVDATLGTGGHSKEILKRLKGKGLLIGFDKDIESINIAEKNLKEISSNFILVNKSFHEIPEVLKDLNIEKVNGILYDLGLSSFQLEGSKRGFSFKNLDEPLDMRFSLNESLRASDILNSYCEKALEKIFWEYGEEPFSRKIANLIISERKKKSFEKVRDLVSLIEKNIPRRGKIHPATRIFQALRIEVNNELKILENSLENILPFLKEGARIIVLSYHSLEDRIVKNFLRNNESLGKIKIISKKILKPSEEEVKRNPRARSAKMRVGEKIG, encoded by the coding sequence ATGGAAAAAGTAGTACTTCATGTTCCTGTAATGTTGGAAGAGGTTTTAACTTATCTTAATATAATCCCCGAAGGCATATATGTTGATGCAACATTAGGAACAGGGGGACATTCAAAAGAGATTCTTAAAAGATTAAAAGGAAAAGGCTTATTAATTGGATTTGATAAAGATATAGAAAGTATAAACATTGCTGAAAAGAATTTGAAAGAAATAAGTTCTAATTTTATTTTAGTAAACAAATCTTTTCATGAAATTCCAGAAGTTTTAAAAGATTTAAACATAGAAAAAGTAAATGGAATATTGTATGATCTTGGCCTTTCTTCTTTTCAACTTGAAGGAAGTAAAAGAGGCTTTTCTTTTAAAAATCTAGATGAACCATTAGATATGAGATTTTCTTTGAATGAGAGTCTTAGAGCATCTGATATTTTAAATTCTTATTGTGAAAAGGCTTTAGAAAAAATATTTTGGGAATATGGAGAAGAACCTTTTTCTAGAAAAATTGCTAATTTAATAATAAGCGAAAGAAAAAAGAAATCTTTTGAAAAGGTGAGAGATCTTGTTTCTCTTATTGAGAAAAATATTCCAAGAAGGGGAAAAATCCATCCTGCAACTCGTATTTTTCAAGCATTAAGAATAGAGGTAAATAATGAACTCAAAATACTAGAAAATTCTTTAGAAAATATTCTTCCATTTTTAAAAGAAGGAGCGAGAATAATTGTTCTATCTTATCACTCTTTAGAGGATAGAATTGTTAAAAATTTTCTGAGAAATAACGAAAGTTTAGGAAAAATTAAGATAATATCAAAAAAGATACTTAAACCTTCTGAGGAAGAAGTAAAAAGAAATCCAAGAGCAAGAAGTGCAAAGATGAGGGTAGGTGAGAAGATTGGATAG
- a CDS encoding penicillin-binding protein 2, giving the protein MINYKRLKIFVISWLSALVFVEIFLFKIQFRPMLLGYEKNTSIKRGIIYDRKGEELVFNVYRKSLAINPLNISKKERDKIIEGLSRDLSLSKDTLRNKLAQNTNFIWIKRILSPYEVNKIKKYLSNDKIFLVEEPYRAYPLSLATSPLLGIVGVDNQGLYGLEAILDPWLREGKNVYLTLDKELQVICANYLKKGIENYKAKGGMIGIIDSNTGEILALAIMPSFNIEEESLWDIIENFQNFYPLNSIYEPGSVFKIITAVIALEENLVDPLEKVECKGEEEIDGHIIRCVKNHGKVNLERAIVESCNIYFYKLSKGISPSIWSKYIRLFNLDLPIPGDVILNPRDFLISNFKESSFTRGTIGFGQGIALSPIKLLWSLSALANYGWLNELHLIKRIEDLEGKIVFKNSPVRLSKIISEKTCENLLNYLQKVVKEGTANNLNLDGYKIAGKTGTAQVSKENGYENEILNHFFLGYLFLPENTYTIIVMLQEPKIGKYARETAVPIFGEIIKRLVIYGRTIN; this is encoded by the coding sequence ATGATAAATTATAAGAGATTAAAAATTTTTGTAATATCTTGGCTTTCTGCACTGGTCTTTGTAGAGATTTTTCTATTTAAAATACAATTTCGACCCATGCTATTGGGATATGAAAAAAATACTTCTATAAAGAGAGGAATTATTTATGATAGGAAAGGGGAAGAATTAGTTTTTAATGTATATAGAAAATCTTTAGCTATAAACCCTTTAAATATTTCAAAAAAAGAAAGAGACAAAATAATAGAAGGATTAAGTAGGGACTTATCTCTCTCGAAGGATACACTTAGAAATAAATTAGCTCAAAATACTAATTTTATATGGATCAAAAGAATATTAAGTCCTTATGAAGTGAATAAAATTAAAAAATATTTATCTAATGATAAAATTTTTTTAGTAGAAGAACCCTATAGGGCTTATCCTTTATCTTTGGCTACTTCTCCTCTTTTGGGAATTGTAGGTGTTGACAATCAGGGTCTTTATGGATTAGAAGCAATTTTAGATCCTTGGTTAAGGGAGGGAAAGAATGTTTATCTTACTCTTGATAAAGAATTGCAAGTTATATGTGCAAATTACCTAAAGAAAGGCATAGAAAATTATAAAGCAAAAGGAGGTATGATAGGAATAATAGATTCAAATACTGGCGAAATTCTTGCTTTAGCAATTATGCCAAGTTTTAATATAGAAGAAGAGAGTTTATGGGATATTATTGAAAATTTTCAAAATTTTTATCCCTTAAATTCTATATATGAACCTGGATCTGTTTTTAAGATAATTACTGCGGTTATCGCTTTAGAAGAGAATTTAGTAGATCCCTTGGAAAAGGTAGAGTGTAAAGGAGAAGAAGAAATAGATGGACATATAATCCGTTGTGTTAAAAATCATGGAAAAGTAAATTTAGAAAGAGCTATTGTGGAGTCTTGTAATATTTATTTTTATAAACTTTCAAAGGGAATAAGCCCCAGTATATGGAGTAAATATATAAGACTTTTTAATTTAGATTTACCTATTCCTGGAGATGTGATTTTAAATCCACGAGATTTCTTAATCTCAAATTTCAAAGAAAGTAGTTTTACTAGAGGGACTATAGGCTTCGGCCAGGGAATAGCTCTTTCTCCAATTAAGCTTTTATGGTCCTTAAGTGCTTTAGCCAACTATGGTTGGTTAAACGAACTTCATTTGATAAAAAGGATTGAAGACTTAGAAGGAAAAATTGTTTTTAAAAATTCTCCAGTAAGATTATCCAAAATAATTTCAGAAAAGACTTGTGAAAATTTATTAAATTATTTACAGAAAGTAGTAAAAGAAGGAACTGCTAATAATCTTAATTTAGATGGGTATAAAATTGCAGGGAAAACTGGAACTGCTCAGGTTTCTAAAGAGAATGGATATGAAAATGAAATATTAAATCATTTCTTTTTGGGGTATTTATTTTTACCCGAAAATACCTATACTATTATAGTTATGTTGCAAGAACCAAAAATAGGAAAATATGCAAGAGAAACTGCAGTTCCTATTTTTGGGGAAATTATAAAAAGATTAGTGATATATGGGAGGACTATAAATTGA
- a CDS encoding UDP-N-acetylmuramoyl-L-alanyl-D-glutamate--2,6-diaminopimelate ligase, whose translation MKYFKEGLEYINEEILHIEGKIPEKVLGISLDSREIREGEIFFALPGQKEDGKKYIPSAIEKGSKVIFYQGDYHGPFYEDILYIKVRDIHKVLGIFSSWFNDFPSKKLTIIGVTGTKGKTTTTHLLYHMWRTKGEKAGLIGTIYNKINDEEIPTSFTTPRPPELQSLLKKMVDNGVKYVAMEVSSHALALGRIEGLLLEGAVFINLSQDHLDFHKSMENYFEAKKKIFNYLKSDGFCVLNKDDYWVSKVNICDKKIFWFSFDKVADIYPISWENKKEGLKALLNTPKGILDLSLKLRGKFNLVNIMSAVAVAIALDEDLDLIKKAFESFSHVPGRLEFIEEGQDFSVIIDYAHTPDSLLNLLKTVSEFTEGKKILVFGCGGDRDPYKRPKMGEIAALYSDFVIITSDNPRTEDPMKIIKDIEEGIKTLNFKNYMIIENRDEAIKTAIYLAEPKDCVIIAGKGHENYQIIGSNKIPFNDKEIAKIYIREKVAK comes from the coding sequence TTGAAATATTTTAAAGAAGGACTTGAGTACATAAATGAAGAGATTTTACATATTGAAGGTAAAATTCCAGAGAAGGTTTTAGGAATTTCTCTTGATTCTCGAGAAATAAGAGAAGGTGAAATATTTTTTGCACTACCTGGGCAGAAAGAGGATGGAAAAAAGTATATTCCTTCTGCTATTGAAAAAGGAAGTAAAGTGATCTTTTATCAAGGAGATTATCATGGACCTTTTTATGAAGATATTCTTTACATAAAAGTTAGAGATATACATAAAGTCTTAGGAATATTTTCAAGTTGGTTTAATGATTTTCCATCTAAAAAACTTACTATAATTGGAGTTACTGGAACAAAAGGCAAAACTACAACTACTCATCTTCTATATCATATGTGGAGAACAAAGGGAGAAAAAGCTGGATTAATTGGTACTATTTACAACAAAATAAACGATGAAGAAATTCCAACATCTTTTACTACTCCTAGACCTCCAGAGCTTCAAAGTCTTCTTAAAAAAATGGTTGATAATGGTGTAAAGTATGTTGCTATGGAAGTTTCTTCTCATGCTTTAGCATTAGGAAGAATTGAAGGGTTGCTTTTAGAAGGTGCTGTCTTTATAAACTTATCTCAAGATCACTTAGATTTTCATAAATCTATGGAAAACTATTTTGAAGCAAAGAAGAAAATATTTAATTATTTAAAATCTGATGGCTTTTGTGTTTTGAATAAAGATGATTATTGGGTAAGTAAAGTAAATATCTGTGATAAAAAGATATTTTGGTTTTCCTTTGATAAAGTTGCTGATATTTATCCTATTTCTTGGGAAAATAAAAAAGAAGGACTGAAGGCCTTATTAAACACTCCTAAGGGAATTTTAGACTTAAGTCTAAAACTTAGAGGGAAATTTAACTTAGTAAATATAATGAGTGCTGTAGCTGTAGCTATAGCTTTAGATGAGGATCTGGATTTAATCAAAAAAGCGTTTGAATCTTTCTCTCATGTTCCTGGAAGGTTAGAGTTTATCGAAGAAGGACAGGATTTTTCTGTAATAATTGACTATGCTCATACTCCTGATAGTTTATTAAATCTTTTGAAAACTGTTTCTGAGTTTACTGAAGGAAAAAAAATTTTAGTTTTTGGATGTGGTGGTGATAGGGATCCTTATAAGAGACCAAAAATGGGAGAAATTGCTGCTTTATATTCTGATTTTGTAATAATAACTTCTGATAATCCAAGAACTGAAGATCCCATGAAAATAATAAAGGATATAGAAGAAGGAATAAAGACATTAAATTTTAAAAATTATATGATTATAGAAAACAGAGATGAGGCTATAAAAACTGCTATCTATCTAGCAGAACCTAAAGATTGTGTCATTATAGCAGGAAAAGGACATGAAAATTATCAAATAATTGGCTCAAATAAAATTCCTTTTAATGATAAAGAGATAGCAAAAATTTATATAAGGGAGAAAGTTGCTAAATGA
- a CDS encoding UDP-N-acetylmuramoyl-tripeptide--D-alanyl-D-alanine ligase, which produces MRLKLSEILEAVNGELVRGNLETEICSISTDSRRIKKGDLFIPLKGEKYDGHDFIHSAIKNGAEGIIFSKEIDASILRESNFAIKVKDTLTALQELAHYYREKKEFKVIGITGSSGKTSTKYFTVELFKGLISLHFSKDNFNNEIGVPLSILEADDNSELLILELAMRGLGEIRLLSKIARPNYALITNIGTAHIGRLGSQENIARAKAEIFEYLKPKGWAILNGDNFWCNRIYNSLSSEVQKIRFGFQEKNDVRGKVNYRENKSEIEVLFPDGKKIKFNCPYYPLEIYQNLLASLSLLFLIFPKFPEEFIEERINNLSFPRQRLNLKKGKKGIIIIDDTYNANPESVKVAIDFLKNLGKGNRKIAILGDMLELGEYSFKFHQEVLEFGIKSGLDMIFIFGEEMGRVFPFLKSLYPDYPLFYSQNFDSLLDIVLEKIKEKDLILIKGSRGMQMERFVKELEVEDG; this is translated from the coding sequence ATGAGGTTAAAATTAAGTGAAATCTTGGAAGCTGTTAATGGAGAATTGGTGAGAGGTAATTTAGAGACCGAAATATGTTCAATTTCTACCGATTCAAGAAGAATAAAAAAAGGGGATCTTTTTATTCCTTTAAAAGGTGAAAAATATGATGGACATGATTTTATACATTCTGCCATAAAAAATGGTGCAGAAGGAATAATCTTTAGTAAAGAAATAGATGCAAGTATATTAAGAGAAAGTAATTTTGCAATTAAAGTTAAAGATACTCTTACAGCTCTACAAGAACTTGCCCATTATTATAGAGAAAAAAAGGAATTTAAAGTTATTGGTATAACAGGAAGTTCAGGTAAAACCTCAACAAAATATTTTACTGTAGAACTTTTTAAAGGATTAATCTCTCTACATTTTAGCAAAGATAATTTTAATAATGAAATAGGAGTTCCATTAAGTATCTTAGAGGCTGATGATAACTCTGAGTTATTGATATTAGAACTTGCAATGAGAGGATTGGGAGAGATAAGACTATTAAGTAAAATAGCAAGACCTAATTATGCATTAATTACAAACATAGGTACAGCACATATAGGAAGATTAGGATCACAAGAAAATATAGCACGAGCAAAGGCAGAAATTTTTGAATATCTTAAACCTAAGGGATGGGCAATCCTAAATGGTGATAATTTTTGGTGTAATAGAATATATAACTCTCTTTCTTCTGAAGTTCAAAAAATTCGTTTTGGCTTTCAAGAGAAAAATGATGTCAGGGGAAAAGTAAATTATAGAGAAAATAAGTCTGAAATTGAGGTCCTATTTCCTGATGGAAAAAAGATAAAATTTAATTGTCCTTATTATCCTTTAGAAATATATCAAAATTTATTAGCAAGTCTCTCTCTACTTTTTCTCATTTTTCCTAAATTTCCTGAAGAGTTTATAGAAGAAAGAATAAATAATTTATCCTTTCCTCGTCAAAGATTAAATTTAAAAAAGGGAAAAAAGGGAATAATAATTATTGATGATACCTACAATGCAAATCCAGAATCTGTGAAAGTGGCAATTGATTTTTTAAAAAACTTAGGCAAAGGAAATCGAAAAATAGCTATTCTAGGAGACATGTTAGAATTAGGAGAGTATAGCTTTAAATTTCATCAAGAAGTATTGGAATTTGGGATTAAGAGTGGATTGGATATGATCTTTATTTTTGGAGAGGAGATGGGAAGAGTATTTCCATTTTTAAAATCTCTATATCCTGATTATCCATTATTTTATTCGCAGAATTTTGATTCTCTACTGGACATAGTTTTAGAAAAAATTAAGGAAAAAGATCTTATTCTTATTAAAGGATCTCGTGGAATGCAAATGGAAAGATTTGTGAAAGAATTGGAGGTTGAAGATGGATAG
- the mraY gene encoding phospho-N-acetylmuramoyl-pentapeptide-transferase: protein MDSIILLSILVFVFSLGFLKYFIGFLKRKGIGKHIRKEGPKEHFKKEGIPVMGGIIFLIVLFPFLFFKETFFFAFSTILMGILGLIDDILLLMKKDYGIKPIKKVFLTFIFAFIVYLLWTPKDFRIFLGDSYFYLGFLYIPLFLILYVFMTNAVNLTDGLDGLAGTTCFISIVLLLLPQFFKNNFILSLSISCLLASILGFLWYNIYPAEIIMGDVGAFSLGGAISSLLVLNKMESFFLILSGIFLLEAFSVFIQVAYYKWKRKRIFKMSPIHHHFELLGWKETKIVGRFCIIHLLMILGGLILWNYL, encoded by the coding sequence ATGGATAGTATAATCTTGTTGAGTATTTTAGTTTTTGTATTTTCATTAGGGTTTTTGAAATATTTCATAGGATTTCTTAAAAGAAAAGGAATTGGAAAACATATTAGAAAAGAAGGACCAAAAGAGCATTTTAAAAAAGAGGGAATACCAGTAATGGGAGGAATAATTTTTCTAATTGTTTTATTTCCCTTTCTTTTCTTTAAAGAGACTTTTTTCTTTGCCTTTAGTACAATTTTAATGGGAATTTTGGGACTTATTGATGATATTTTACTTTTAATGAAAAAAGATTATGGAATTAAGCCTATTAAAAAGGTTTTTTTAACCTTTATATTTGCATTTATAGTCTATCTTCTTTGGACTCCAAAGGATTTTAGAATATTTCTAGGAGATTCTTATTTTTATCTTGGTTTTTTATATATTCCTTTGTTTTTAATTCTTTATGTCTTTATGACAAATGCTGTTAATCTTACTGATGGTTTAGATGGACTAGCAGGAACAACCTGTTTTATCTCCATAGTTTTATTGCTTTTACCTCAATTTTTCAAAAATAACTTTATTCTTTCTCTTTCCATATCATGTCTTTTAGCCTCAATCCTAGGATTTTTATGGTATAACATTTACCCAGCAGAAATAATAATGGGAGATGTGGGAGCTTTTTCTCTCGGAGGAGCAATTTCTTCTCTTTTAGTTTTAAATAAAATGGAGAGTTTTTTCTTAATATTGAGTGGAATCTTCCTATTAGAGGCTTTTTCAGTATTTATTCAAGTGGCTTATTATAAATGGAAAAGGAAGCGAATTTTCAAAATGAGTCCTATACATCATCATTTTGAATTATTAGGATGGAAAGAAACAAAAATTGTAGGAAGATTTTGTATTATTCATCTTTTAATGATACTTGGAGGATTGATTTTATGGAATTATCTTTAA
- the murD gene encoding UDP-N-acetylmuramoyl-L-alanine--D-glutamate ligase has translation MELSLKNKKVLVLGLGESGYHSALFLRRKGAKVIVNDIKEEKFFSDILPELKSKGIEYILGKHPKEILDSIDLIIVSPGIPKDNVLYKHAMKRDIEIIGELELAYRYCRVPIIGITGTKGKSTTTTLAGEILRRSGLKVIVAGNIGTPFVQKVEELEEGYFVLEISSFQLEDIKDFHAYISAFINFYPDHMDRYKSLEEYKKAKLNIFKNQNSSDWAIGSYDQEEVRKALEVQKAQKLFFSLSKFSEDGIFLEGDKLIYKIKEKEGFFKLPIKGIWNRNLLLNFMTASLIGLILNIDPEIIRVVGEDFKGIPHALERVEEIKGRVFINDSKATNPISTISAIKSFDRPILLILGGRNKNFEFYDLFEEISKSTVKKIYLIGETRFIMEELAQKYKIPYSLENDLESAVRHSYLDSSYGDIILLSPACASFDMFLNYKERGLTFLNIVRKIKDEEG, from the coding sequence ATGGAATTATCTTTAAAAAATAAGAAAGTCTTGGTTTTAGGTTTGGGAGAAAGTGGATATCATTCTGCCTTATTTCTTAGAAGAAAAGGAGCAAAAGTTATAGTAAACGACATTAAAGAAGAGAAATTTTTTTCAGATATCCTACCTGAGCTAAAAAGTAAAGGTATAGAATATATTTTGGGAAAACATCCTAAAGAAATTTTAGATTCCATAGATCTCATAATAGTAAGTCCTGGTATTCCTAAAGATAATGTTTTATATAAACATGCAATGAAGAGGGATATAGAAATTATAGGAGAATTGGAATTAGCATATAGATACTGTAGAGTGCCTATAATTGGAATCACAGGAACAAAGGGTAAATCAACTACAACAACTCTTGCAGGCGAAATATTAAGAAGGAGTGGACTGAAAGTTATTGTTGCAGGAAATATTGGTACGCCATTTGTTCAAAAAGTTGAGGAGTTAGAAGAGGGATATTTTGTTTTAGAAATAAGTAGTTTTCAATTAGAAGATATAAAAGATTTTCACGCATATATTTCAGCATTTATTAATTTTTATCCTGATCATATGGATAGATATAAGTCTTTGGAAGAATATAAAAAGGCAAAACTAAATATTTTTAAGAATCAAAACAGCTCAGATTGGGCTATTGGATCTTATGATCAAGAGGAAGTAAGAAAGGCTTTGGAAGTTCAAAAGGCACAAAAATTATTTTTCTCCTTATCAAAGTTCTCTGAAGACGGAATTTTTCTTGAAGGGGACAAGTTGATATATAAAATTAAAGAAAAAGAAGGTTTTTTTAAACTTCCTATTAAAGGAATCTGGAATAGAAATCTCTTGTTAAATTTCATGACTGCTTCGTTAATTGGGTTAATTTTAAATATTGATCCTGAGATTATAAGAGTTGTTGGAGAAGATTTTAAGGGTATTCCTCATGCATTAGAGAGAGTTGAAGAAATAAAGGGAAGAGTATTTATTAACGATTCTAAGGCAACAAATCCTATTTCTACTATATCTGCTATAAAGAGTTTTGATAGACCTATTCTTTTGATATTAGGAGGTAGAAATAAGAATTTTGAATTTTATGATCTTTTTGAAGAAATTAGTAAAAGCACAGTAAAAAAGATATATCTTATAGGAGAAACAAGATTTATTATGGAAGAATTAGCCCAAAAATATAAAATTCCTTACTCTCTAGAAAATGATCTTGAGTCTGCAGTAAGACATTCTTACCTAGATTCATCCTATGGAGATATTATTTTGTTATCTCCAGCTTGTGCTAGCTTTGATATGTTCTTGAATTATAAGGAGAGGGGACTAACTTTTTTAAATATAGTTAGAAAAATAAAAGATGAAGAGGGGTAG